Proteins encoded in a region of the Pangasianodon hypophthalmus isolate fPanHyp1 chromosome 21, fPanHyp1.pri, whole genome shotgun sequence genome:
- the LOC113543011 gene encoding G-protein coupled receptor 87 isoform X2 produces the protein MTAMDLSSPQDNSLGFSSTIFVCLYLLVFVAGLFLNSMAMWVFFQIRTQKRTFMLYLRNMVVADLLMTLTLPVNVLIEAKVAPLCLQVVSCKYTAVLFYCCMYTSILFLGLVALDRYLKIVRPFGGKCGACLYSYSFTVAMAVMVWFSMMALSLPNTILTNQTIPENLNNCAELKSNLGIKWHGVVIYINILIFFLVLITLLTCYLAIYRHIHRSSAQFVIVGETTPHKAKKGQNILILLVVFFICFVPYHLCRIPFTKSQTDGVQMDSTLLNGKKATLLMSMCNVCLDPIIYFLMCKSFRSKLFHTLGFWTISEKLSIYSSTSARKTPVVMIFKESPP, from the exons ATGACAG CCATGGATCTTAGCAGCCCACAAGACAACTCATTAGGATTCTCCTCCACCATCTTCGTCTGCCTGTATTTATTGGTCTTCGTGGCTGGTCTGTTCCTGAACTCCATGGCTATGTGGGTGTTCTTCCAGATCCGCACGCAGAAGCGAACCTTCATGCTGTACCTGCGCAACATGGTGGTGGCTGACCTCCTTATGACTCTCACGCTACCAGTCAACGTGCTTATTGAGGCCAAAGTGGCACCTTTGTGCCTTCAAGTCGTGTCGTGCAAATACACAGCCGTGCTCTTCTACTGCTGCATGTACACCAGCATCCTCTTCCTCGGATTGGTGGCGCTGGATCGCTACTTAAAGATCGTGAGGCCGTTCGGTGGAAAGTGTGGCGCTTGTCTTTACAGTTACTCATTCACTGTAGCCATGGCTGTTATGGTGTGGTTTTCGATGATGGCTCTTTCGCTTCCCAATACaatactgaccaatcagactatACCAGAGAACCTGAATAACTGTGCAGAGCTAAAGAGTAATCTAGGTATAAAATGGCACGGAGTGGTGATCTACATCAACATACTGATCTTCTTCCTAGTCCTGATTACTCTGCTCACCTGCTACTTAGCCATCTACAGACACATCCATCGATCCTCTGCCCAGTTTGTTATAGTCGGAGAGACAACTCCGCATAAGGCCAAGAAAGGGCAGAATATTCTTATCTTACTGGTTGTGTTTTTTATCTGCTTCGTGCCTTATCATTTATGTAGGATCCCATTCACCAAAAGCCAGACTGATGGCGTTCAGATGGATTCTACATTGCTGAATGGGAAAAAAGCAACCCTCTTGATGTCTATGTGCAATGTGTGTCTGGACCCTATCATTTACTTTCTCATGTGCAAGTCTTTTAGAAGCAAGCTATTTCATACACTGGGATTCTGGACAATCAGTGAGAAACTGTCCATATACTCTTCGACATCTGCAAGGAAAACACCAGTAGTGATGATCTTTAAGGAAAGCCCACCTTGA
- the LOC113543011 gene encoding G-protein coupled receptor 87 isoform X1 — MLDCRKAMDLSSPQDNSLGFSSTIFVCLYLLVFVAGLFLNSMAMWVFFQIRTQKRTFMLYLRNMVVADLLMTLTLPVNVLIEAKVAPLCLQVVSCKYTAVLFYCCMYTSILFLGLVALDRYLKIVRPFGGKCGACLYSYSFTVAMAVMVWFSMMALSLPNTILTNQTIPENLNNCAELKSNLGIKWHGVVIYINILIFFLVLITLLTCYLAIYRHIHRSSAQFVIVGETTPHKAKKGQNILILLVVFFICFVPYHLCRIPFTKSQTDGVQMDSTLLNGKKATLLMSMCNVCLDPIIYFLMCKSFRSKLFHTLGFWTISEKLSIYSSTSARKTPVVMIFKESPP; from the exons ATGCTGGACTGCAGGAAAG CCATGGATCTTAGCAGCCCACAAGACAACTCATTAGGATTCTCCTCCACCATCTTCGTCTGCCTGTATTTATTGGTCTTCGTGGCTGGTCTGTTCCTGAACTCCATGGCTATGTGGGTGTTCTTCCAGATCCGCACGCAGAAGCGAACCTTCATGCTGTACCTGCGCAACATGGTGGTGGCTGACCTCCTTATGACTCTCACGCTACCAGTCAACGTGCTTATTGAGGCCAAAGTGGCACCTTTGTGCCTTCAAGTCGTGTCGTGCAAATACACAGCCGTGCTCTTCTACTGCTGCATGTACACCAGCATCCTCTTCCTCGGATTGGTGGCGCTGGATCGCTACTTAAAGATCGTGAGGCCGTTCGGTGGAAAGTGTGGCGCTTGTCTTTACAGTTACTCATTCACTGTAGCCATGGCTGTTATGGTGTGGTTTTCGATGATGGCTCTTTCGCTTCCCAATACaatactgaccaatcagactatACCAGAGAACCTGAATAACTGTGCAGAGCTAAAGAGTAATCTAGGTATAAAATGGCACGGAGTGGTGATCTACATCAACATACTGATCTTCTTCCTAGTCCTGATTACTCTGCTCACCTGCTACTTAGCCATCTACAGACACATCCATCGATCCTCTGCCCAGTTTGTTATAGTCGGAGAGACAACTCCGCATAAGGCCAAGAAAGGGCAGAATATTCTTATCTTACTGGTTGTGTTTTTTATCTGCTTCGTGCCTTATCATTTATGTAGGATCCCATTCACCAAAAGCCAGACTGATGGCGTTCAGATGGATTCTACATTGCTGAATGGGAAAAAAGCAACCCTCTTGATGTCTATGTGCAATGTGTGTCTGGACCCTATCATTTACTTTCTCATGTGCAAGTCTTTTAGAAGCAAGCTATTTCATACACTGGGATTCTGGACAATCAGTGAGAAACTGTCCATATACTCTTCGACATCTGCAAGGAAAACACCAGTAGTGATGATCTTTAAGGAAAGCCCACCTTGA
- the LOC113543011 gene encoding G-protein coupled receptor 87 isoform X3 translates to MDLSSPQDNSLGFSSTIFVCLYLLVFVAGLFLNSMAMWVFFQIRTQKRTFMLYLRNMVVADLLMTLTLPVNVLIEAKVAPLCLQVVSCKYTAVLFYCCMYTSILFLGLVALDRYLKIVRPFGGKCGACLYSYSFTVAMAVMVWFSMMALSLPNTILTNQTIPENLNNCAELKSNLGIKWHGVVIYINILIFFLVLITLLTCYLAIYRHIHRSSAQFVIVGETTPHKAKKGQNILILLVVFFICFVPYHLCRIPFTKSQTDGVQMDSTLLNGKKATLLMSMCNVCLDPIIYFLMCKSFRSKLFHTLGFWTISEKLSIYSSTSARKTPVVMIFKESPP, encoded by the coding sequence ATGGATCTTAGCAGCCCACAAGACAACTCATTAGGATTCTCCTCCACCATCTTCGTCTGCCTGTATTTATTGGTCTTCGTGGCTGGTCTGTTCCTGAACTCCATGGCTATGTGGGTGTTCTTCCAGATCCGCACGCAGAAGCGAACCTTCATGCTGTACCTGCGCAACATGGTGGTGGCTGACCTCCTTATGACTCTCACGCTACCAGTCAACGTGCTTATTGAGGCCAAAGTGGCACCTTTGTGCCTTCAAGTCGTGTCGTGCAAATACACAGCCGTGCTCTTCTACTGCTGCATGTACACCAGCATCCTCTTCCTCGGATTGGTGGCGCTGGATCGCTACTTAAAGATCGTGAGGCCGTTCGGTGGAAAGTGTGGCGCTTGTCTTTACAGTTACTCATTCACTGTAGCCATGGCTGTTATGGTGTGGTTTTCGATGATGGCTCTTTCGCTTCCCAATACaatactgaccaatcagactatACCAGAGAACCTGAATAACTGTGCAGAGCTAAAGAGTAATCTAGGTATAAAATGGCACGGAGTGGTGATCTACATCAACATACTGATCTTCTTCCTAGTCCTGATTACTCTGCTCACCTGCTACTTAGCCATCTACAGACACATCCATCGATCCTCTGCCCAGTTTGTTATAGTCGGAGAGACAACTCCGCATAAGGCCAAGAAAGGGCAGAATATTCTTATCTTACTGGTTGTGTTTTTTATCTGCTTCGTGCCTTATCATTTATGTAGGATCCCATTCACCAAAAGCCAGACTGATGGCGTTCAGATGGATTCTACATTGCTGAATGGGAAAAAAGCAACCCTCTTGATGTCTATGTGCAATGTGTGTCTGGACCCTATCATTTACTTTCTCATGTGCAAGTCTTTTAGAAGCAAGCTATTTCATACACTGGGATTCTGGACAATCAGTGAGAAACTGTCCATATACTCTTCGACATCTGCAAGGAAAACACCAGTAGTGATGATCTTTAAGGAAAGCCCACCTTGA
- the neu4 gene encoding sialidase-4 isoform X2 has protein sequence MDSLHGTTGTQSYFPARYVLFQKEASGVTYRIPALIFLQRTSCFLAFCEERLSPDDSQAHLLVMRKGVFYRNYVEWGDMRVLSTACLKGHRSMNPCPVYDTFTGTLFLFFIAVLGHTTEAYQLVTGINVTRLCYVYSQDHGETWSPATDLTKKVIGDTIKAWATFALGPGHGIQLKSGRLLIPAYAYHIDCKECFGKICKTTPHSFCFYSDTHGRTWHFGKTVPEPECLECQLVSLDEESGTNVLYCNARSTLGSRVQALSFEDGTAFQRGQLVHKLVEPRNGCHGSVIGFPAPFHLLQKSNLGEVQRMMSTTCSPSTAASQFQNFLTPTWVVYGHPTWTKARRDLGLYLSVRPRDPDSWRGPWVIYKGPSAYSDLAYVDLASTGEPPVPVFACLFENGTKTAYDEISFCTFTMFELINNLPPALPHLSSTKSAEKKRRRKKRVCQFCRVC, from the exons ATGGATTCCCTTCATGGCACCACAGGAACCCAGTCCTATTTCCCCGCCCGTTACGTCCTGTTCCAGAAGGAAGCGAGTGGAGTGACGTATCGCATACCTGCTCTGATCTTCTTGCAGCGCACCTCCTGCTTCCTGGCCTTCTGTGAGGAGAGACTCAGTCCTGATGATTCCCAGGCCCACCTTCTCGTCATGCGCAAGGGCGTCTTCTACAGGAACTATGTAGAG TGGGGTGACATGCGAGTCCTGAGCACGGCTTGTCTAAAAGGGCACCGTTCAATGAACCCGTGTCCTGTGTATGACACCTTCACTGGAacactcttcctcttcttcattgCAGTGCTCGGTCACACCACAGAGGCATACCAGCTGGTGACAGGCATCAATGTCACTAGGCTCTGTTACGTATACAGTCAAGACCATGGGGAGACCTGGAGTCCTGCCACTGACCTCACTAAGAAGGTCATAGGTGACACAATTAAAG CCTGGGCTACCTTTGCTCTCGGCCCAGGCCATGGGATCCAGTTAAAATCCGGCCGTCTGCTGATCCCAGCCTACGCCTACCACATTGACTGCAAGGAGTGCTTCGGAAAGATCTGTAAAACCACCCCCCACTCCTTCTGCTTCTACAGCGATACACATGGCAGGACGTGGCATTTCGGCAAAACAGTGCCAGAGCCTGAATGCCTGGAGTGTCAGCTGGTCTCACTGGACGAAGAGAGTGGGACCAATGTGCTCTACTGTAACGCCCGCAGTACCCTTGGCTCCCGTGTTCAGGCCCTCAGTTTTGAAGATGGCACTGCTTTCCAAAGAGGGCAACTGGTGCACAAGCTTGTGGAGCCTAGAAATGGCTGTCATGGGAGTGTGATTGGCTTTCCTGCACCTTTCCACCTCCTCCAGAAGTCCAACTTGGGTGAAGTCCAGCGGATGATGTCCACTACTTGCTCACCTTCCACTGCAGCAAGCCAGTTCCAGAATTTTTTAACACCAACATGGGTGGTGTATGGGCACCCAACCTGGACCAAGGCTCGCCGGGATCTTGGCTTGTACCTCAGCGTGCGGCCCCGTGACCCGGATAGCTGGAGAGGGCCGTGGGTCATCTACAAGGGTCCAAGCGCGTACTCAGACCTGGCCTATGTAGACCTGGCATCTACAGGGGAACCACCAGTTCCTGTTTTCGCCTGTTTATTTGAAAATGGCACAAAGACAGCATATGATGAGAtttcattttgcacatttacaaTGTTTGAGCTTATTAACAACCTCCCCCCTGCCCTACCACATCTGAGTAGTACAAAATCagcagagaaaaagaggaggaggaagaagagagtgTGCCAGTTTTGTAGAGTGTGTTAG
- the neu4 gene encoding sialidase-4 isoform X1 has product MCTLSHAFNISPSEIAKLSKTLLTTEDLSVIFLPHYKHRKRENEEEVSPYLLCKSRTSEYLMDSLHGTTGTQSYFPARYVLFQKEASGVTYRIPALIFLQRTSCFLAFCEERLSPDDSQAHLLVMRKGVFYRNYVEWGDMRVLSTACLKGHRSMNPCPVYDTFTGTLFLFFIAVLGHTTEAYQLVTGINVTRLCYVYSQDHGETWSPATDLTKKVIGDTIKAWATFALGPGHGIQLKSGRLLIPAYAYHIDCKECFGKICKTTPHSFCFYSDTHGRTWHFGKTVPEPECLECQLVSLDEESGTNVLYCNARSTLGSRVQALSFEDGTAFQRGQLVHKLVEPRNGCHGSVIGFPAPFHLLQKSNLGEVQRMMSTTCSPSTAASQFQNFLTPTWVVYGHPTWTKARRDLGLYLSVRPRDPDSWRGPWVIYKGPSAYSDLAYVDLASTGEPPVPVFACLFENGTKTAYDEISFCTFTMFELINNLPPALPHLSSTKSAEKKRRRKKRVCQFCRVC; this is encoded by the exons ATGTGCACACTTTCACATGCTTTCAACATCTCACCCTCAGAAATAGCCAAGCTGTCAAAGACTCTGTTAACCACTGAAGATCTATCTGTTA TCTTCCTCCCACATTACAAACACAGGAAAAGAGAAAACGAGGAAGAAGTGTCACCTTACCTTCTCTGTAAAAGCCGAACATCAGAG taccTTATGGATTCCCTTCATGGCACCACAGGAACCCAGTCCTATTTCCCCGCCCGTTACGTCCTGTTCCAGAAGGAAGCGAGTGGAGTGACGTATCGCATACCTGCTCTGATCTTCTTGCAGCGCACCTCCTGCTTCCTGGCCTTCTGTGAGGAGAGACTCAGTCCTGATGATTCCCAGGCCCACCTTCTCGTCATGCGCAAGGGCGTCTTCTACAGGAACTATGTAGAG TGGGGTGACATGCGAGTCCTGAGCACGGCTTGTCTAAAAGGGCACCGTTCAATGAACCCGTGTCCTGTGTATGACACCTTCACTGGAacactcttcctcttcttcattgCAGTGCTCGGTCACACCACAGAGGCATACCAGCTGGTGACAGGCATCAATGTCACTAGGCTCTGTTACGTATACAGTCAAGACCATGGGGAGACCTGGAGTCCTGCCACTGACCTCACTAAGAAGGTCATAGGTGACACAATTAAAG CCTGGGCTACCTTTGCTCTCGGCCCAGGCCATGGGATCCAGTTAAAATCCGGCCGTCTGCTGATCCCAGCCTACGCCTACCACATTGACTGCAAGGAGTGCTTCGGAAAGATCTGTAAAACCACCCCCCACTCCTTCTGCTTCTACAGCGATACACATGGCAGGACGTGGCATTTCGGCAAAACAGTGCCAGAGCCTGAATGCCTGGAGTGTCAGCTGGTCTCACTGGACGAAGAGAGTGGGACCAATGTGCTCTACTGTAACGCCCGCAGTACCCTTGGCTCCCGTGTTCAGGCCCTCAGTTTTGAAGATGGCACTGCTTTCCAAAGAGGGCAACTGGTGCACAAGCTTGTGGAGCCTAGAAATGGCTGTCATGGGAGTGTGATTGGCTTTCCTGCACCTTTCCACCTCCTCCAGAAGTCCAACTTGGGTGAAGTCCAGCGGATGATGTCCACTACTTGCTCACCTTCCACTGCAGCAAGCCAGTTCCAGAATTTTTTAACACCAACATGGGTGGTGTATGGGCACCCAACCTGGACCAAGGCTCGCCGGGATCTTGGCTTGTACCTCAGCGTGCGGCCCCGTGACCCGGATAGCTGGAGAGGGCCGTGGGTCATCTACAAGGGTCCAAGCGCGTACTCAGACCTGGCCTATGTAGACCTGGCATCTACAGGGGAACCACCAGTTCCTGTTTTCGCCTGTTTATTTGAAAATGGCACAAAGACAGCATATGATGAGAtttcattttgcacatttacaaTGTTTGAGCTTATTAACAACCTCCCCCCTGCCCTACCACATCTGAGTAGTACAAAATCagcagagaaaaagaggaggaggaagaagagagtgTGCCAGTTTTGTAGAGTGTGTTAG
- the wdr53 gene encoding WD repeat-containing protein 53, whose protein sequence is MAQHWAGGHTAPVLCIGAAAGADGFLASGAEGGEVTVWTQEGTPLSRLRLSSQDDVTCTVFSGTAPGLLYVSHGETVSILDPRSLKKPVEELKDVGEDEINSLSVSETGASLALADDSGTVRVVDLQTGKVSRTLRKHTNICSSVAFRPQRPQSLVSAGLDMQVMLWNLQKARPVWIYSLQEALEEEERSQQQASQLFNPPLAHCVSVASCGNVLACAAEDGHVHLARVGAGSRLEQQGVIKAHSQGASQAHFLNFMPHPYWLATGGNDGVVALWDISEEPVVAGEVKVKVQRRKPKNRKSKPQSHEVEEGKRREEELSEEARSIDPSQTKTALKLKFSHEEKVNWICPALLKGQPSLLVADQSTSLSLYSLSGL, encoded by the exons ATGGCACAGCACTGGGCTGGAGGCCACACTGCTCCGGTGCTGTGCATCGGAGCCGCAGCAGGAGCTGACGGATTTCTGGCCTCGGGGGCTGAAGGAGGCGAGGTGACGGTCTGGACTCAGGAAGGGACTCCTCTCTCTCGGCTGCGTTTGAGCTCTCAGGACGACGTCACGTGTACGGTTTTCTCCGGCACTGCGCCGGGGCTGTTGTACGTGTCTCATGGTGAGACGGTGAGCATCCTGGACCCACGCAGTCTGAAGAAGCCGGTGGAGGAACTCAAGGACGTCGGCGAGGACGAGATCAACTCGCTTTCAGTGAGCGAAACGGGTGCCTCACTGGCACTGGCCGACGATTCGGGGACTGTGAGGGTGGTGGACCTCCAGACGGGAAAAGTGAGCCGCACGCTGCGCAAACACACCAATATCTGCTCTTCCGTGGCTTTTAGACCCCAGAGGCCACAGAGCCTTGTGTCTGCAGGGCTGGACATGCAG GTGATGCTGTGGAACCTGCAGAAAGCTCGGCCAGTGTGGATCTACAGCCTACAGGAGGCgctggaggaggaagagagatcCCAGCAACAAGCAAGTCAGCTCTTTAACCCGCCTCTGGCTCACTGCGTCAGTGTTGCATCATGTGGAAACGTTTTGGCGTGTGCTGCAGAAGACGGACACGTGCACCTCGCCCGCGTGGGTGCTGGCTCCAGACTCGAGCAGCAGGGGGTGATAAAGGCTCACAGTCAGGGTGCCTCTCAGGCCCACTTCCTCAACTTCATGCCCCATCCTTACTGGCTGGCCACCGGAGGCAATGACGGAGTAGTGGCATTGTGGGATATAAGCGAGGAGCCTGTTGTGGCAGGAGAGGTCAAGGTCAAGGTCCAACGCAGGAAACccaaaaacaggaagtcaaagCCTCAGAGTCATGAGGTtgaagagggaaagagaagagaagaagagctTTCAGAGGAAGCCAGAAGTATTGACCCGAGTCAGACAAAGACGGCATTAAAATTGAAGTTCAGTCACGAGGAGAAGGTGAACTGGATTTGTCCGGCACTTCTAAAAGGACAACCGAGTTTACTCGTTGCAGATCAGAGCACCAGTTTATCTTTGTATTCTCTGTCAGGGCTTTAG
- the srprb gene encoding signal recognition particle receptor subunit beta translates to MDEKINLDLEDFSSEPFIDAFIKEITEQDPSFLIGIFVAIAVVIITIVFLRFFLGTKKTRNAVLLVGLCDAGKSLLFSRLLTGRLIQTVTSIKESKATYRAKNEKASSWTLVDIPGHDSLRAQFVEKFKDSARVIVFVVDSAVFQKEVKDVAEFLYSLLTDSMVTKNAPTLLIACNKQDVTMAKSAKLIQQQLEKELTTLRVTRSAALTSQDGSVRSTLHLGKKGKDFEFSQLPMQVEFVECSARGSNEGEDAEIEALEKSLAKL, encoded by the exons ATGGACGAGAAGATTAACTTGGATTTGGAAGACTTTTCGTCGGAGCCATTTATAGAcgcatttattaaagaaataacaGAGCAAGACCCTTCATTTCTAATCGGGATTTTCGTCGCTAtagctgttgttattattacaatAG TGTTTTTGAGATTTTTCTTGGGCACCAAGAAGACAAGAAATGCAGTGTTGCTAGTTGGTTTATGTGACGCTGGAAAATCTCTCCTCTTCAGCCGG CTGCTGACAGGGAGATTGATCCAAACTGTGACCTCCATCAAGGAGAGCAAAGCGACCTACAGAGCAAAAAATGAGAAG GCTAGCAGCTGGACTCTTGTGGACATTCCTGGTCATGACAGTCTGAGAGCTCAGTTTGTGGAGAAGTTCAAGGATTCTGCCAG AGTGATCGTGTTCGTGGTGGATAGCGCCGTTTTCCAGAAGGAGGTAAAGGACGTGGCTGAGTTTCTCTACTCCCTCCTGACGGACAGTATGGTGACGAAGAACGCTCCGACCCTGCTGATAGCCTGCAACAAACAAG atgtcACCATGGCAAAATCAGCCAAACTGATTCAACAGCAGCTGGAGAAAGAGCT AACCACTCTGAGGGTGACTCGCTCGGCGGCCCTCACGTCTCAGGACGGCTCGGTTCGGTCCACGCTGCACCTGGGGAAGAAGGGCAAGGACTTCGAGTTCTCCCAGCTGCCCATGCAGGTGGAGTTTGTGGAGTGTAGCGCACGTGGCAGCAACGAGGGCGAAGACGCTGAAATCGAGGCTTTGGAGAAGAGTTTGGCCAAGTTATGA